Within Candidatus Thorarchaeota archaeon, the genomic segment ATCCACTGAACCGCGCGAGGTGAAAAGCTTGAAGCCACATTTCTTTGTGTATCTGTCGGATCGACAATGATAACATAGTCATCACGAAACCCCGGGATCTTCCGCAGTTCCTCTTCGGACCGATGGAGTGGGTCTACAGGCATGGTCTTCAGTTGGAGTAATCTATCAATTGCTCTGTCAATCCCGTTCTCAGATAGGACCAATAATTCAATGGCATACCCTGTGACGCCCATCTGGCCTACGGCGCAAGCATCTCCATATGCATGGCTTGCCCGCACAAATGATTTCAGGATTCGAATGTCATCACGAAGTCTGTCGGTCAGACGGCTGGCAACATATTTAGTATGGTGAACTGTTCGGTCAACCGCTGTGATTGGGCCCTGTTCTGCAAGATACTCCTTGGATAAATCAAAGCAGCCGATTATATCGACATCCAGCCCGTTCATTACGAGGGAGAGATAAGGGTGCTGCGAATATGCCTTCATGACCTCCTTAGCGCCAATACCCTCTGCAGCGGGTCGAAACCACGAGTCCACTATGTCGTCAAAAAAGGCTGACAATTCCCGATTACGTTCAGCGCTCACAGTCTTTGGCTGACTGGCACGATCCGGACTTAGACCTACAAAGAGATCAATATCCGAGGCCCCACGTAGCTGAGTCTGCTTTGGTCCCGTAGATCCCTGTGCTTCAATGAACCTGTAATCTCTCCCGGTCTTTTCAGCCTCTTTGATGAGTGCCTGTCGCAATATCTCTATGACTCTCTGTTGCTTCGCTATCTCCTCTTCTGTGGGGCTGATCTTTTGAAGAATGGCGGTTCGGATTTTTTCATCTAAGTCTCTCATTCTTTGGTCGTACTCCGCAATCACATCTCGCGCTATGAATACTGGTCTTTAAGATGATTTAAGTCACATACCTCCTTCATACTTGTTGTCTAGGCCAATGTACGAGGTCTGATAGAGTGCCAGATATACTACCTATTGCAATCACAATTCTAGAGTGTCGTGGGAAGTATCTGTTCCTACAGCGCCACAATCCACCATACGAGAACCTCTGGAGTCTAGTTGGAGGAAAGATCGGTGCCGGTGAACATATTGCCTCAGCAGCCATACGTGAGGTAAAAGAGGAGACCGGAGCATCTGAGGTTCGTGATTACTCGTATCGAGGAGTTGTTTCAGAGCGACTGATCGATGAGACCGGTTCTCTGCTGCGCCATTTCATGATATTTGTCGGGCACGCAAGAATTGACGAGTTCCGGTCAGAACATAGGGAGGGTCATCTCGCGCTCTTTGAACTTGATGAAATACGTCAAAAACGGAGTCACTTTCTCCCCTCGGATTGGTACATGTTTGATAGTTTTCTTCAGCCTGCTAAATGTGGACTTTATGAGGCCGAGCTGGTACATAGACATGGAGTTTACGACCTTAACTATTACCGGGTGACATCCTGTTGAAGATCGGCGACATCATTATCACTCCAATTGGCGCAGAGAGTATGGGTGTGAGATCTCTCTGTGTACGACTCTCTACACCTAATGTTCGAATTCTCTTTGATCCCTCTGCTGCACTGGCTCGTAGATATCGTCTGGAGCCTCATCCCTTAGAATATCGAAGATTGCGTGAGACCCTTGATCGAATCCATGTTGAGGCCAAAGCTGCTGATATCCTCTCGATATCACACTATCACTATGATCATGTACGACCCCGGTTTACGGACTTTCGATACACGTTCGGTTCACTTGAAGACCTGAGAGCAATGTTTGCCGACAAGCAAATTCTTGCAAAGGACTATCGTGATCACATTAATGCCTCTCAGAGGCGGAGAGGTTATTATTTTGAAAAAGACCTTCGTGGAGTCGCTAAGGAGATCATCTATGCTGACGGCCGATCGTTCGATTTTGATGACACCCAGGTAGTCTATTCGTCACCAGTGCCACATGGCCCAGAGGGGACGCGGTTAGGGTTCGTGCTCATCACAACCGTCACATATCAGGGGTTTCGATTCATCTTTGCCCCCGATGTTCAGGGGCCGATAAGCACATCCACAACCGATTATATTCTCTCCCTCAAACCCGATCTTGTTATTGTTGGTGGCCCCCCGACCTATCTTGATAGGCTTCGAGAGCATATGGGGAATGCAGCCCGTAATCTCCGACGCCTGGTCACGTCCATACCTATAGTCGTTGTTGATCATCATCTTCTCCGCTCATTATCATGGCATGAATGGTTATCGCCAATCGAACAAGCAGCAATTGAAGCGGATCATCAGCTCATGACCATGGCAACGATGGGTGGAGTGGATCCCTCTTATCTGGAAGCGAGCCGAAAGAGTCTCTATCGCGAGATGCCCCCCTCAGCGGAGTTCATTGACTGGACCAATGCCACCGACACCTACAAGACAAGGAATCCTCCGCCTCTATAGATTGATTATGTGTCCCATACGTCGTAGACAGCTTTTAGTTCATAAAATACTGGTCTACATTGTGATGAAAAAGCATATTGACCCCCCACAACAACAACAGTTCGAACTCACGACAATCAAGTATCTAGTGGGTAGTATAGGCCTTCAAATACTAGCTCTGATAGATCAAGGTTGTGCCGACATTGATGAGATCAAACAGTTTACCTCCTTCAGTATGACCTGCATAACTATTAAGCTAGAGCTCCTTAGAACTCTCGGATTGATTTTAGGTCATGATGGGGCCTATACTGTGACCCCTAATGGTGTTTGCATCCTCGACGAACTTTACGGGTGGTAAAGATTGAAATCCCTTACAACAGCCAAGGTTTCAACAATCAAAGACGGCGCTATCCACCTCAAGGGTCTTGAACAGGTCTTGGGGATCGGCGCCGAAAACAAAGTTCTCCTCATAGGCACGGCCAGCAAATTCATTCGTGTGATCCCCCTTAAAGGGCCTCGTGTCATTCAGATCCATGCATCCTTCTCCAGTAGCGACTTCTCAGATGCTGCGCGAAGTGTACTTCAAAAGTTGAAAGCCCTCGGTATGAGCATGGTCCATTCTACAGGTTTCTGTCCAATTGATGATGCTTGTTTCTGGGAAGGCTTCTTTGAGGATGTGTATGGAGATAGGATTGATGAGTTTGTGAACTGGTTACGAGAGCAGAACGCTGTACTTGAAGTTACGATCAACACTTTGACCTGATTGGTCAATTCAAGTGGGAGTTGTCACAGAGATGGCCGAACGAAACTCCACAAAGGCAATACTTGAACGATTCAAGAACGCAACGGATGAGGCTGACAAGTCCCTCTACTCGCAAGAATTTCAGCAGGCTATGGCACTCTACTACGATGCCAGTCAATCTGCTGATGAGATGTTTGGGAAGTTCATCTCTCTCCTTATGAAGACCGCCCCTAGTAATGCATATCGTGTTCTGCTTATTGAGATCCTCAGTTGGCGCCTACGATATTATACCACCCAATATGACTATCATCTCGCAGTGGCCCAGACCCTAAATGGCCTGCCCCGTGAAGAATGGCTTGCGCGTCTTGAGACCATTCTCATTCTGTCACAGAGTCTTGTTGACAAGCTTCTTCCGCTACAGAACGAAGTGGCTGATTCAAGTATTCGGCATAGAATTCGTAAGGTCCTTGTCGATTGGGTGACAGGAATTGCTGAACTCGTCACAAAACTAAAGACTTGGAACATGTCTAGCGTAGAGGCTGCAAGGGTGCTTGAATGGGCTCTTGATAATGACCTTCGACCAAAAATGTAGTTTGATTATTTCGACCCCGCCTCAATGAAAACGGATGCGATCTCCGTGTCTGCTAGCTGGTTATGGCTATCGACGTAACAAACCAAATAGTGGTCGTGATGCTTGATTACAATCGCTGCTGGGAATCTCTCTACATCTTTCAATGCATCCTTTGGTATCTCCCAGCTTATAGTTTCTTTACAGACGGGGCATTGCATCCATCTAGGACCATTCGACATCAAGAACCACCTGTTATATCTGAGAATGAAAGAAAGGTACTAAAAACGTTTTCCGCTATCTTTAGGTTGGCCTTTTATTCCAGTTCTTCCCATTAAAATGCTATTCTCATAGCACTTGAAATAGTTTACCGAATTAATCTTCTGAGTCGATGGTCCATGCACCGGGATCTTTGAGGTCTCTACTTAAAATTGGTCGTTTTCTTCGAGCTAATGTGGATATATCTGTCCTGTCTGGGTCCACAACGATCTCTTGGGTCTCGGGATCAAATGACCCTGGAACTATTCCTTCGTCAATTCCCTCTTTGATGAGCTTCTCAATCTTCTTTTCAGGTAGTCCTGTACTATCTGAGAGACTTCTCAGTGATATTGCAACTTCCGATTCAAGTATTGTTCTCACAAAGCCAAGGAATGCCAACTTGAACAGCTGATGTACCTCTTTCATGCCCTCCCTGTCCATGATCCGAGTCACTGCAGCCTCAATATACATGTCTGCATCTCCAAATTGATACTCACTCAGCATGAGTGCAAGATTGATCATCTCCTTTGCCTCACCTCGGGTCGTCTCAGCGGCTGCGTGAATTAAGTGTCGCGCCATATCGATATCGCCCCCTAGAATGGCGCAAAATGCTCCATCCACGAAATAGCGCGGATTATGATCCTCCTCTGCTGCCATGATATATGCCTCAGATGCGATTTGGCAGTCGATCTCGAACTTTTCATGTTCTCCCTGTTTTGTCCATGCAAGGCTGGCCTGTTTCATGGCCTCTGCAGCCTCGAAGTATCTGTGAGCCAGCATACCATGTTCATACGCACGTTCAAGACATCCTGCGACCTTTGCAAAAGATTCCCATCTTCTCCAGCACATAGCCGCATCAATAAAGAGGTCCATGGCCTCCGAATTATGTCCTTCCGAGGCCATGTCTTCAGCCAATTGCTGACGAGCTTGGCAATCACCTGTTGGCATAGTTGGTTCTTCTCCTTTGCAGACTGGTTGACCCAGCTGCAGTGATCGCCATGTGGCTATTTGTCTGAAGTGATTCTGCCGTCTTTCATTCGCAGAACGCGTTTGGCAAATTTGACAAGATCCTCGTTGTGCGTGACAAGTACCACCGTCATTCCGCGCTCTTTGTTGAGCTTGGCAATGATCTTCATGATATTGTCGCCCGTCTTCGAGTCTAGATTCCCAGTTGGTTCATCGCAGAAGAGGACTGGCGGATTGTTCACAAGAGCGCGTGCAATGGCGACACGTTGTTGTTCGCCCCCGCTCATCTGTCGCGGGAAATGATCTTTGCGTTCAAGCATATCGACCTCTCGAAGAACTTCGAGGGTCATTGCCTCCTGTTTTTCCTTGGTCAATTCTTTACTTGGCCACAGGACCGCTTCCACATTCTCGTATGCAGTGAGGTCTTCAATGAGCAAAAATGCCTGAAAGACGAACCCGATTTTTTGAGCTCTAAGCTTTGGCATATCACGTTCACTGATAAGGGTCACATCCACGCCATCAAGTAATACCCTACCTGAGGTGGGGGCCTCGAGACCTGAGAGCACATGAAGAAGTGTTGACTTACCACAACCAGAGGGCCCAACAACTGCCACAAACTCGCCCGGTCTGATCTCTAAGTCTACATCTTTCAAGGCGGCAACGGTCTTTTTTCCGCGTCCGTATTCTTTGTTGACGTCTTGAGCCTGGATTATTGGATTTGCCATGTTTACTCCTCCCTAAGTGCCTTCATTGGCGGAATCTTCATAGCTCTCCATCTTGCTAAGGCAAGACCCGGAAGCTGTAGTACGATAATGTAGAATAATGTCCATGCCATTGCCAAAGGTTCAACAACAACTAGTTGTTGTACTTGGGTAAGAACACCAAAGTCCGTCTGCATATAGGCAACTATTCCCAGAATCTCTATGGCGAGTTCGACCACGACAATACATGCAACAGCAGCCACTATGATGACCTCTCCTATTAGTAGGAGTAGAATCTCCGAGTTTCCCCAAGATACACATTTTAGAATGGCGATATCGCGCGCTCTAAACTGACTGATTAGTATCGCATATACAGTGGCCACAATGAATGCCATCATCAACCAAGGCCATTCGGCACCGCTCGTTGTGAGAGCCTCTTGGAGACCCTTCCCAACAGCAACAAAAAGGACTGCATAGATGATGATGAACGCCGTAACTCGCTTTTTTGCTCGAAATGCAAGTCTAAATCCCTTGAAGAGAATCCTAAAATTCAAGGATGTCGTTTCCTCCAAATAGTGATGGCATGTTTGAGGGTCAACTGTTGCTTAATGTGTCTTGTGGCTATGTTTTCTTAAAATCTCCGTTTTAGCCACTCTCTTGTTCACTGTGTGCAAATGGTGGAATGCCATCAATCCATAGCTCCCGCATTAACAGATCACGAATGGCAACCCGAATGACCTCACTACGTGAAGGGTAATGTCCCATCTCGACGAGCTTGTCGATTCCATTGACGTAGAGCTCGCTCATTTTTACGGTTATGAGTCGCATCTTAACTATCTCCCGGCATGCGGTTTTCCGCCCTGCCTATTATAATATCTTCGAAGTTTACAGCAAATTGGCGCCGCTCTTATGAATGACTTGATGTGAAAAAGGCTTAATACACCATATTCCCGCAAAGTCCTAGACTAGTCATTAACTATGTAGGGACTATTCTCCACGATATACATTAGATACCAGAACCATTACGAGGTGACACTGTGTCTGAAACATTTGATCTTATGCGCAAGGTTGTCATGATTGGTGCAGGGGGGAGCGGGAAGACTGCTCTTGTCAATCGCTTTCTAACACAAAAATTTACGGAACAATATATTGTCACCATTGGTTCGCAGTTTGCAGTAAAGACTGTTACAGTGCAAGATTCGAATGGGAAAGATGTGACGGTCAAGCTACTTGTCTGGGATCTTGCTGGTCAAGAACGGTTTGATTTCATTCGTACCAGTTATTACAAAGGTGCGAAAGGAGCTCTGCTTGTCTTTGATGTCACACGAAAGAGCACTTTTGTAGAACTCTCTAAATGGATCGATGAGACCGAGAATGCATTAGGGGCTCGAATCCCCATTATTCTTCTTGCAAACAAGGTCGATCTCGAGGCCGAGCGCGTCATTACTACAGAGATGGGTCAACAGTTCGTGCAAGAGTATGGATTACAAGGCTATCTTGAAACAAGTGCACTGACAGGAACAAATGTCGAAGAGGCATTCCATTTGTTGGCTCGTGAAGCAATCAGTAATTGAACTATGGCCTCCTGAGGCTCTTAACAGCATAATTCGGTATGCTTATTGGGTGATGTTGGTGCAGCACCTACTATAATTCTTCATAGCAATTGGGGATTAATATGTCCGATAATAAATTAGATTTAAAGTTTTTAGAAACACTGTGTAATGCTTTTGGTCCAAGTGGTCATGAACATGAGATCCAGACACTGGTTCGTGACTATGGATCCAAATTTGCTGATGAGGTGACCTATGATCGCCTAGGCTCAGTCATCTTCCGCAAGGGCAATGCTGGTCCCAAAATAATGCTCGCAGGGCATGCAGATGAGGTTGGCTTTGTGATAACCGATATCGACAAGAACGGTTTCCTTCGTTTCCATCAACTGGGTGGTTGGTGGGATCAAACACTTTTGACACAGGAGGTTCTAATTCGCCCCTCTAAAAGCGATAAAAAAGTCATTGGCGTGATCGGTGCTCCCCCACCGCACATCCTTCCAGCAGAGATGCGGAACAAGGTTGTCACCAAGGACAAGATGTACATCGATATAGGTTGCAGCTCGGAAGAG encodes:
- a CDS encoding NUDIX domain-containing protein; this translates as MPDILPIAITILECRGKYLFLQRHNPPYENLWSLVGGKIGAGEHIASAAIREVKEETGASEVRDYSYRGVVSERLIDETGSLLRHFMIFVGHARIDEFRSEHREGHLALFELDEIRQKRSHFLPSDWYMFDSFLQPAKCGLYEAELVHRHGVYDLNYYRVTSC
- a CDS encoding ABC transporter ATP-binding protein, with product MANPIIQAQDVNKEYGRGKKTVAALKDVDLEIRPGEFVAVVGPSGCGKSTLLHVLSGLEAPTSGRVLLDGVDVTLISERDMPKLRAQKIGFVFQAFLLIEDLTAYENVEAVLWPSKELTKEKQEAMTLEVLREVDMLERKDHFPRQMSGGEQQRVAIARALVNNPPVLFCDEPTGNLDSKTGDNIMKIIAKLNKERGMTVVLVTHNEDLVKFAKRVLRMKDGRITSDK
- a CDS encoding ribbon-helix-helix domain-containing protein, translating into MRLITVKMSELYVNGIDKLVEMGHYPSRSEVIRVAIRDLLMRELWIDGIPPFAHSEQESG
- a CDS encoding GTP-binding protein → MSETFDLMRKVVMIGAGGSGKTALVNRFLTQKFTEQYIVTIGSQFAVKTVTVQDSNGKDVTVKLLVWDLAGQERFDFIRTSYYKGAKGALLVFDVTRKSTFVELSKWIDETENALGARIPIILLANKVDLEAERVITTEMGQQFVQEYGLQGYLETSALTGTNVEEAFHLLAREAISN